A region from the Vespula pensylvanica isolate Volc-1 chromosome 9, ASM1446617v1, whole genome shotgun sequence genome encodes:
- the LOC122631533 gene encoding protein KIAA0100 isoform X2 — MTGLFAFFIVCFILYCNFTWVIPRFLAWLVKRKYKIHLRVGHISLPYFILRDVNVSKNGFTLQVEEISVRSSLFSSDVAKLLAVVMRDVRINKDVPIESNHHSKEASKLLDFRDKKVSPIIITFVQFMAVHIENLSLLALGNGWLANGSAESLSLDGSVVHGARTLLASATVSGGAMKLLRHASDACLSQITFAGTAEATLKAQGEISVEKLYVGVTQTEGSGGPGLMQFLRDRKSLTTGASCSNIDSKSTDNLLARLAPIIPKDFMLKIGNSSVIAGREDGGIIGLEGIMKGLQAIAKFQPHSPQLNFTVNLEGLSIRGKFPVVTLQSLLIDAKMEQDILQISVQLSSLLIFYDYKDWESILQSAQNEIPKPVDRVSLTRKLPWVEVKINTELYDSSLVIKLPDAPEASCGVAHMKFSLNTVLDEVEDCNTELIIESLFCALNGAVTNNLETSHCWGSPLSVGVLLATTRTNAIGIAVDALVTEWSLDLARFLEQAFKCCKKYIKPTKEKIKRSENTTQLNLKVTNCNVFFIAENELCIMMRLDAASMENNVKRLVAVAEGVSAITLNKYEPVVCQHAQALTHPFLAIRKCKCAISSDIINISLDGTSIAWSPNLHLRLLLFWMESKDFRSLISKETLTNRDIGTQRKKRFIDLLATGGITVSIDISPKHFLELSSDQLRWVQGEWKLNYIRATLDMADIIMIEGFELVRVSNNEEVRLERQNNEGFFLEWNETWALNIESVKACFPYEHQFTEAIQNELFSIKRWLKDIHSTGSIKQPHLPCDLIIKIKEWIFEVSDDPFEVRLRDNYELLEDEYKESLKRQAMLDAKVQELCRAHLLLPQDKVEELYASLNKKNAEIYVQRWKQMQRTGPARTRLFAWSMLDLEILTLSDPSINGTENATKAIREMDPETPWPEDGLEFNTLWVRGISLKCAEWKLQLRDFPQPLLLVESLSIWGRLAGAEAVPLPRARRTVRIEIGPPWDDIVVERGMTSLKYYHDLNWDIDKFRYAFGPCWEPVIAQCNLSFEKIIHPSRDPSPPLPFWDKMRLALHGRITLCVKQLTVLLHGSLDPYNTTEEMELTWTGLELDWTQGKIIIKGDFDVYVRTASKYDDCRLLHLPNVRLSIKLAWVCLGDPRDHHAAIPCAPDRLPEYSSNQEHDSFRAFRSQNLNVSLSLETKPTGSPTLTSAPTALLYGSTLRWFENLKFILSGATRPTRKGPLFKNTRPRKKQLSRHYRKVRLTLAFHRFHVSYWMSFAMQRGFEVTGGKVACSSEHNLALHPIDDGFIHRPRAEWSVIYMNCELNDAEIWLKSALQEEEESTSLRQPVEKCYCLSVARVSYGREAMVAGVSGDNPTHRLAVHDLKGAWTKTNRDVAFALFDSFIKTQQLKKNLSTAALKGFHRESTSTPHKNRIRAVESQNTPTQTTPSTSSKPQQGEAAGMLQRLIAEAANKPVAFSDDLSVQTRGQQLRGLAACHQDDVLHKNWLIALVNSQVLLKGIETRGYVILSAAKAEILQRVHRPVWKERTLVSKTTWVGSLECMQYYATVSANIDDNIDDNIMWLTLDNIQEKDSTVIAGLPDVPALVGSGQSVGGVVSQTVGGAGGPQHQLQRIVSRCKCEFFYVGYGQALDVGSVDSIPPPPREEVSLWERKELSAADAFTLMHHDLDSLAEKKLPNDYKE; from the exons atgactGGCTTATTTGCCTTTTTTATAGtctgttttatattatactgtaATTTTACTTG GGTAATTCCAAGATTTTTAGCATGgttagtaaaaagaaaatataaaatacatttaaggGTTGGTCATATTTCTTTACCGTACTTTATTCTCCGTGATGTTAATGTATCCAAGAATGGCTTTACATTG CAAGTTGAAGAAATAAGTGTTCGTAGCAGTTTATTTAGCAGCGATGTAGCTAAATTGTTAGCAGTAGTTATGCGTGATGttagaattaataaagatGTTCCTATTGAATCTAACCATCATTCGAAAGAAGCAAGtaaattattagattttagagataaaaaagtttcACCAATAATCATAACATTTGTACAg tTTATGGCTGTACATATTGAAAATTTGAGTCTTCTTGCACTTGGTAATGGTTGGTTAGCTAATGGCAGTGCAGAAAGTCTCAGTTTAGATGGCAGCGTTGTACATGGAGCTCGTACTTTGCTAGCATCTGCTACAGTTTCTGGAGGAGCAATGAAACTATTAAGACATGCATCTGATGCTTGCTTATCGCAGATCACTTTTGCAGGTACAGCAGAAGCAACTCTTAAAGCTCAAGGAGAAATTTCAGTGGAG aAATTGTATGTTGGTGTGACACAAACAGAAGGTTCTGGAGGACCAGGTCTTATGCAATTtttaagagatagaaaatcatTAACAACTGGAGCTTCATGCTCTAACATAGATAGCAAATCTACTGATAATTTGCTGGCTAGATTAGCACCGATTATACCAAAG GACTTTATGTTGAAGATAGGAAATTCTTCTGTCATTGCAGGACGAGAAGATGGTGGTATTATTGGCTTAGAAGGTATAATGAAAGGATTGCAAGCTATAGCAAAATTTCAACCACATAGCCCTCAATTAAATTTCACTGTGAATTTAGAAGGGTTGTCCATTCGTGGAAAATTTCCTGTTGTTACTTTACAATCATTACTAATAGATGCAAAA ATGGAGCaagatattttacaaatatcagTTCAATTGAGTagtcttttaatcttttatgaTTACAAAGATTGGGAATCAATATTGCAAAGTGCACAAAACGAAATACCTAAACCTGTTGATCGCGTGTCCTTAACCAGAAAACTGCCATGGGTTGAAGTTAAGATAAATACTGAATTATATGATTCATCTTTGGTTATAAAGCTTCCAGATGCACCAGAAGCTTCTTGTGGAGTAGCACacatgaaattttctttgaatacaGTTCTAG aTGAAGTCGAAGATTGCAATACTGAATTGATAATTGAATCTTTATTTTGTGCTTTAAATGGAGCTGTTACAAATAATCTTGAAACATCTCATTGTTGGGGTAGCCCACTTTCAGTTGGAGTATTATTAGCAACAACTCGTACAAATGCTATAGGAATTGCTGTAGATGCTCTTGTAACAGAATGGAGTTTAGATCTCGCCCGGTTTCTTGAGCAAGCTTTCAA GTGTTGTAAGAAGTATATAAAaccgacaaaagaaaaaattaaaagatcggAAAATACCACTCAATTAAATCTGAAAGTTACAAATTGCAATGTGTTTTTTATTGCCGAAAATGAGTTATGCATTATGATGCGTCTTGACGCTGCAAGTATGGAGAATAATGTTAAACGACTTGTAGCAGTTGCTGAAGGAGTGAGTGCTATAActcttaataaatatgaacCAGTTGTTTGTCAACATGCACAAGCTTTAACTCATCCATTTTTGGCTATACGAAAATGTAAATGTGCTATTAGTtcagatattataaatataagtcTTGATGGTACAAGCATAGCATGGAGCCCTAATTTACATTTACGTCTTTTACTATTTTGGATGGAATCTAAGGACTTTAGATCTCTTATATCTAAAGAAACATTAACGAATAGAGATATAGGCACTCAACGAAAAAAGcgttttatagatttattagCTACTGGAGGCATCACTGTTTCTATTGATATATCACCAAAGCACTTTTTGGAACTTTCTTCGGATCAACTACGTTGGGTACAGGGTGAATGGAAGCTTAATTATATCCGTGCGACATTAGATATGGCTGACATAATTATGATTGAAGGATTTGAATTAGTCAGAGTGTCTAACAATGAAGAAGTACGCTTAGAAAGACAAAATAATGAAGGATTTTTCTTAGAATGGAATGAAACTTGGGCCCTTAATATTGAATCAGTTAAAGCTTGTTTTCCTTATGAACATCAGTTCACTGAAGCTATACAAAATGAACTGTTTAGTATTAAGAGATGGTTAAAGGACATTCATTCAACAGGATCAATTAAACAACCACATTTGCCGtgtgatttaattataaaa ATTAAAGAGTGGATTTTTGAAGTAAGCGATGATCCATTTGAAGTTCGATTACGGGATAATTATGAACTTTTAGAAGATGAATATAAGGAAAGTCTGAAACGTCAAGCGATGTTGGACGCCAAAGTACAAGAACTTTGTCGTGCTCACTTACTTCTCCCACAAGATAAAGTAGAAGAATTATATGCTAgtctgaataaaaaaaatgcagAAATCTATGTACAGAGATGGAAACAAATGCAACGCACAGGACCAGCAAGAACAAGATTATTTGCTTGGTCTATGTTGGATTTAGAAATATTGACTTTATCTGATCCTTCTATAAATGGTACAGAAAATGCAACTAAAGCTATAAGAGAAATGGATCCAGAAACTCCTTGGCCCGAAGATGGCCTGGAGTTCAATACACTTTGGGTCAGAGGCATCAGTTTAAAATGTGCAGAATGGAAATTACAATTGCGAGATTTTCCCCAACCGCTGCTTTTAGTCGAAAGTCTTAGTATTTGGGGTCGATTAGCTGGCGCTGAAGCTGTACCATTACCTAGGGCTAGACGTACGGTACGAATTGAAATCGGACCACCATGGGATGATATTGTTGTAGAAAGAGGAATGACGTCGCTAAAGTACTATCATGACCTTAATTGGGACATAGATAAATTCAGATATGCGTTTGGTCCATGTTGGGAACCAGTTATAGCACAATGTAATCTTAGCTTTGAAAAGATAATCCATCCATCTCGAGATCCCAGTCCCCCATTGCCATTTTGGGATAAAATGAGATTAGCCCTTCATGGTAGAATAACTTTGTGTGTGAAACAATTAACTGTTTTATTACATGGCTCTTTAGATCCTTATAATACCACTGAAGAAATGGAATTAACATGGACGGGTCTAGAACTTGATTGGACACAAggcaaaattataattaaaggCGATTTTGATGTATACGTTCGTACAGCCAGCAAATACGATGATTGTAGATTACTACATTTACCTAATGTCAGATTAAGCATAAAATTAGCGTGGGTTTGTTTGGGTGATCCAAGAGATCACCATGCTGCAATACCTTGTGCTCCAGATAGATTACCAGAGTATTCTAGCAATCAAGAACACGATTCTTTCCGTGCATTTCGTTCACAAAATCTAAATGTTAGTTTATCTTTAGAAACTAAACCCACTGGATCTCCCACACTGACAAGTGCACCAACAGCCTTGCTTTATGGCAGTACTCTTAGATggtttgaaaatttaaaatttatattatcaggTGCGACAAGACCTACAAGAAAAGGTCCACTATTTAAGAATACTAGACCaaggaaaaaacaattaaGCAGGCACTACAGGAAAGTTAGATTAACATTAGCATTTCATCGTTTTCATGTAAGTTACTGGATGTCCTTTGCTATGCAGAGAGGATTTGAAGTAACTGGTGGAAAAGTAGCATGTAGCTCTGAACATAATCTAGCTCTTCATCCGATCGACGATGGCTTTATACACCGTCCAAGAGCAGAATGGTCtgttatttatatgaattgtGAATTGAACGATGCAGAAATTTGGTTAAAAAGTGCattgcaagaagaagaagaaagtactTCGTTACGACAGCCGGTTGAGAAATGTTATTGTCTCAGTGTTGCTCGAGTTAGCTATGGAAGAGAAGCTATGGTCGCAGGAGTAAGCGGCGATAATCCAACTCATCGTTTAGCCGTACATGACTTAAAAGGAGCTTGGACTAAAACGAACAGAGATGTCGCATTTGCTCTTTttgattcatttattaaaacgcagcaacttaaaaaaaatttatcaacgGCAGCTCTGAAAGGTTTTCATAGAGAAAGTACTTCTACACCACATAAAAATAGAATCAGAGCTGTTGAATCACAAAATACACCTACCCAAACAACACCATCAACATCTTCTAAACCACAACAAGGAGAAGCTGCTGGAATGTTGCAAAGATTAATTGCTGAAGCTGCCAACAAACCAGTAGCGTTCAGTGATGATTTATCAGTACAAACGAGAGGTCAACAATTACGCGGACTTGCAGCATGCCACCAGGATGACGTTTTACACAAAAATTGGCTCA ttgCATTAGTGAATAGCCAAGTATTATTGAAAGGAATCGAAACGCGCGGATATGTGATTTTATCAGCAGCAAAAGCAGAAATATTACAAAGGGTTCATCGGCCTGtgtggaaagagagaacgctTGTTTCAAAAACTACCTGGGTTGGTTCTTTAGAATGTATGCAGTATTATGCTACAGTTAGTGCAAATATTGATGATAATATTGATGACAATATTATGTGGTTAACATTGGATAATATACAG GAAAAAGATTCTACAGTGATAGCAGGTTTACCAGACGTACCAGCTCTTGTAGGATCAGGTCAAAGTGTAGGTGGTGTAGTTAGTCAGACCGTAGGTGGTGCTGGTGGACCACAACATCAATTACAACGTATTGTATCAAGATGTAAATgcgaatttttttatgttgGCTATGGTCAAGCTTTAGATGTTGGATCGGTAGACAGTATTCCACCACCGCCAAGAGAAGAAGTCAGTTtatgggaaagaaaagaactatcAGCTGCAGATGCATTTACATTAATGCATCATGATTTAGAT AGCCTCGCAGAAAAGAAGCTTCCGAACGATTACAAAGAATGA